One region of Pseudomonas glycinae genomic DNA includes:
- a CDS encoding CoA pyrophosphatase: MLDELLHRVSNHTPRTLETDTRFPEAAVLVPITRSDEPELVLTLRASGLSTHGGEVAFPGGRRDPEDPDLVFTALREAEEEIGLPPGLVEVIGPLSPLISLHGIKVTPYVGVIPDFVEYQANDAEIAAVFSVPLEFFRKDPREHTHRIDYQGRSWYVPSYRYGEYKIWGLTAIMIVELINLLYDAKISLHQPPKSFINT, encoded by the coding sequence ATGCTGGACGAGCTACTGCACCGGGTAAGCAATCACACGCCGCGCACGCTGGAGACCGACACGCGTTTCCCCGAGGCCGCTGTCCTGGTGCCGATTACTCGCAGTGACGAACCCGAACTTGTCCTCACCCTGCGCGCCAGCGGGCTCTCGACCCACGGCGGCGAAGTCGCCTTCCCCGGTGGGCGACGCGATCCCGAGGACCCGGATCTGGTGTTCACCGCCCTGCGTGAAGCCGAAGAGGAAATCGGCCTGCCCCCGGGACTGGTCGAAGTGATCGGTCCGCTCAGCCCGCTGATTTCCCTGCATGGCATCAAGGTCACGCCGTATGTCGGGGTGATTCCGGATTTTGTCGAATACCAGGCCAATGATGCCGAGATTGCTGCGGTGTTCAGTGTGCCGCTGGAGTTCTTCCGCAAGGATCCGCGCGAACACACTCATCGCATCGACTACCAGGGTCGCAGTTGGTACGTGCCGAGCTACCGTTACGGCGAATACAAGATCTGGGGGCTGACGGCGATCATGATCGTCGAGTTGATCAACCTGCTCTATGACGCCAAAATCAGCCTGCATCAGCCGCCTAAAAGCTTCATCAATACCTGA